The Algoriphagus halophilus genome window below encodes:
- a CDS encoding dihydrofolate reductase family protein translates to MGKIIYYVASSLDGFISGPNEDISMFGSGGKGIKKYFEDLKDFKTVIMGRKTYEFGYKYGLVPGQAAYQHMQHHIFSDSLTFETKAESVHVEPRKISRVQEIKASASSDIYLCGGGVFAGWLLDHQLIDQLKIKLNPIILGAGTRLFGPSKTNVKLDLIQDETFDDGLKIITYSISKD, encoded by the coding sequence ATGGGAAAGATCATCTATTATGTCGCAAGCTCTCTGGACGGATTTATTTCTGGTCCCAATGAAGATATTAGCATGTTTGGTTCTGGAGGAAAAGGAATAAAAAAATACTTCGAGGATTTAAAAGATTTTAAGACAGTGATCATGGGAAGAAAAACCTATGAATTTGGATACAAATACGGTCTTGTCCCAGGTCAGGCAGCCTATCAACACATGCAGCATCATATATTTTCAGATTCGCTCACCTTTGAAACCAAAGCAGAATCGGTCCATGTGGAACCTAGAAAAATCTCTCGGGTTCAAGAAATTAAAGCATCTGCTTCCTCAGATATTTATTTATGTGGTGGTGGAGTATTTGCAGGATGGCTATTGGATCACCAACTGATCGACCAATTAAAAATAAAGCTTAACCCAATTATTCTAGGTGCTGGAACCCGCCTTTTTGGTCCTTCCAAGACAAATGTAAAGTTGGATTTAATCCAGGATGAAACCTTCGACGATGGTCTAAAAATTATAACCTATTCTATTAGTAAAGATTAA
- a CDS encoding alpha/beta hydrolase, with translation MKFTKIATFVGLLCITASAFAQDGTIYPLETPSEPNAILLNTGGVDDQPASETWFRQWGDPMARNITTATLTPFLPEPGTGNGAAVIVAPGGGFRWLSMGNEGWEVAEALAKQGIAAFVLKYRLHPTPESLDDFSDWMNRPRPTTPAASSDAAPRPAPMDLTNQLEDAEAAYAMILDRAEEWGVDTNRIGMIGFSAGAGLTMHSTLNSNTMKLAFIGPIYGGMGPVEVPKDAPPMFNVIASDDFLFRGQFGLIDSWYKAGIPVEFHLYQNGGHGFGLGNPNRTSNRWFDAFIHWLDVNQFLIAKTE, from the coding sequence ATGAAATTTACAAAAATTGCCACTTTTGTTGGCTTGCTGTGCATTACTGCATCCGCTTTTGCCCAAGATGGAACCATTTACCCTTTAGAAACCCCCTCTGAACCGAATGCCATTTTACTTAATACCGGTGGGGTAGATGATCAACCTGCCTCCGAAACTTGGTTTCGACAATGGGGAGATCCAATGGCTAGAAATATTACCACTGCAACCTTAACTCCATTTCTTCCAGAGCCAGGAACTGGCAATGGAGCAGCTGTGATCGTAGCTCCAGGAGGTGGATTTAGATGGCTTTCTATGGGAAATGAAGGATGGGAAGTAGCTGAGGCCCTTGCGAAACAGGGAATCGCCGCCTTCGTCCTCAAATACCGCTTACATCCTACTCCTGAATCATTGGATGATTTTAGCGACTGGATGAATCGTCCTCGACCTACTACTCCTGCGGCATCTTCAGATGCAGCCCCTCGCCCTGCACCTATGGATCTTACCAACCAACTTGAAGATGCGGAAGCTGCCTATGCAATGATCCTCGATCGTGCTGAGGAGTGGGGAGTCGACACTAATAGAATTGGAATGATTGGATTTTCTGCTGGAGCTGGACTCACCATGCATTCTACTTTAAACTCCAACACTATGAAGTTGGCATTTATAGGTCCAATTTATGGTGGGATGGGGCCTGTAGAAGTTCCAAAAGATGCTCCCCCAATGTTTAATGTCATTGCTTCTGATGACTTTTTATTTAGAGGTCAATTTGGGTTAATCGACTCTTGGTACAAAGCTGGAATCCCTGTTGAGTTTCATTTGTATCAAAATGGAGGTCATGGTTTCGGATTAGGCAATCCAAATCGAACTAGTAACCGTTGGTTCGATGCTTTTATTCATTGGCTAGATGTCAATCAATTTCTTATTGCCAAGACAGAATAG
- a CDS encoding serine hydrolase — MIKLISIPSYFQLVTIILTFFTLISCQKKPIEIPSLRENVLAQLDSIQGDVAVAYINLADPSDTLMIRASEEFHAASTMKVPVMIELYKQQEEGKLDLSDSIVLVNEFKSIVDGSPYSMDIGDDSDDVIYSKIGTTVSINDLTYSMITVSSNLATNVLIELVDAKNVTATMRTLGADKIEVLRGVEDQKAYDLGLSNSTTANDLMMIMKAIAEDQAGTPADCEEMISILKDQQFNEIIPFYLPKDVTVAHKTGSITGVHHDAGIVYLPDGRSYVLVLLSKNLEDFDKGTNQLAKVSKLIYDHFMTQN; from the coding sequence ATGATTAAATTGATTTCTATTCCTTCCTATTTTCAACTAGTAACGATTATCCTAACATTCTTCACTTTAATTTCCTGCCAAAAGAAACCTATAGAAATACCAAGTCTTAGGGAAAATGTGCTAGCTCAGCTTGACTCGATCCAAGGGGATGTAGCTGTGGCATATATCAATTTGGCTGATCCTTCTGATACATTAATGATCCGTGCATCTGAAGAATTTCATGCTGCCAGCACGATGAAAGTTCCTGTCATGATCGAATTGTACAAACAACAAGAAGAAGGCAAATTGGATCTTAGTGATTCCATTGTTTTGGTCAATGAATTCAAAAGTATAGTCGATGGGAGTCCATACAGCATGGACATAGGAGATGATAGTGACGATGTGATTTACAGTAAAATTGGAACTACCGTTTCAATAAATGATCTGACGTATAGCATGATTACGGTCAGTAGCAATTTGGCAACCAATGTATTAATTGAATTGGTAGATGCAAAAAATGTAACCGCAACGATGAGAACATTGGGTGCTGACAAAATTGAAGTCCTAAGAGGAGTGGAAGATCAAAAGGCTTATGATCTGGGATTGAGCAATTCTACTACAGCCAATGACCTAATGATGATTATGAAAGCCATCGCTGAGGATCAAGCTGGTACTCCTGCTGATTGCGAGGAAATGATCTCCATTTTGAAAGATCAACAATTCAATGAAATAATTCCCTTTTACCTACCCAAGGATGTTACTGTCGCCCATAAAACTGGATCCATTACGGGTGTTCACCACGATGCAGGAATTGTTTACTTGCCAGATGGTAGAAGTTACGTGCTTGTACTACTTTCTAAAAACTTAGAGGATTTTGACAAAGGAACCAATCAATTGGCTAAAGTTTCAAAGCTTATTTATGATCACTTCATGACTCAAAATTGA
- a CDS encoding pyrroloquinoline quinone-dependent dehydrogenase translates to MKSFYSFLVGSVLGIFLFACSSPNSNSTLPITQSVNWSSYASDKFNSKYSPLDQINKDNVENLTIKWTWDSPDNALVNQFNFPVSIYQATPIAIDGILYVSSSSAIVSAIHGVTGETIWTYDPETYKSNAPAHGAFIHRGVSYWDDGMEGRIIFGTPDARLIALNAKDGSLVESFGNGGIVDLSKGLGREFDPSHYGVSTPPIIANDIIVIGASITDNNPQSMRPPGDIRGFDVKTGKQLWVFHTIPQEGEFGNETWENESWKFTGNTNVWTRMSADEELGYVYLPISTPTNDWYGGNRLGDNLFAESLVCLNIKTGERIWHFQMVHHGVWDYDLPAAPNLLDITKDGKTVKAVAQVSKQGFTYVFDRVTGEPIWPIEERPVPQSTVPGERTSPTQPFPTKPAPFDRQGVTKEDIIDFTPKIFEDAWSSLEGVDLGELFTPPTENGLMYLPGALGGANWHGAAVDPETGILYVPSMTFPVFFRIIKSDPSKTDANYEWENFGFPGPNGLPFLKPPYGRITAIDMKEGNHIWQSPMGEGPRNHPLLKDLNLPRLGWNLRGSPVLTKTLLFIGQEGKYWEYVPALVGGAKLTEVQTQEIIKFDPKMQVFDKENGELIFELELPLNVTGAPMTYMANGKQYIAFAVGGSIGPAKIIALGLK, encoded by the coding sequence ATGAAATCTTTTTATTCATTTTTAGTGGGGTCAGTACTTGGGATTTTTCTATTTGCATGTTCCAGCCCGAATAGTAATAGTACCCTTCCTATTACCCAAAGTGTAAATTGGTCCTCATATGCCTCAGACAAATTCAATTCTAAGTATTCCCCGTTGGATCAAATCAACAAAGACAATGTTGAAAACCTAACCATAAAATGGACATGGGATTCCCCGGATAATGCCTTGGTTAATCAGTTCAATTTCCCAGTTTCTATCTACCAAGCGACCCCTATTGCCATTGATGGAATATTGTACGTAAGTTCTTCTTCGGCAATTGTATCAGCAATTCATGGTGTTACTGGAGAAACGATTTGGACCTATGACCCTGAGACCTATAAGTCCAATGCTCCAGCCCATGGTGCTTTTATCCATCGAGGGGTTTCCTATTGGGATGATGGCATGGAGGGAAGAATCATTTTTGGTACTCCTGATGCCCGTTTGATTGCCTTGAATGCAAAGGATGGGAGTTTGGTCGAATCATTTGGAAACGGGGGGATTGTGGACCTTTCCAAAGGACTGGGTAGAGAATTTGACCCATCTCATTACGGAGTATCGACTCCTCCTATTATCGCTAATGATATCATTGTAATTGGCGCATCCATCACAGACAATAACCCTCAAAGCATGCGACCTCCGGGAGACATTCGAGGATTTGATGTGAAAACCGGAAAACAGCTTTGGGTATTTCATACTATTCCGCAGGAAGGGGAATTTGGAAATGAAACTTGGGAAAATGAATCCTGGAAATTCACTGGAAACACCAATGTATGGACTAGAATGAGCGCCGATGAGGAGTTAGGCTATGTATATCTTCCCATCAGCACCCCAACCAACGACTGGTATGGAGGAAATCGATTAGGAGACAACCTCTTTGCCGAAAGCTTAGTCTGTCTAAATATCAAGACCGGTGAACGAATTTGGCATTTCCAAATGGTTCACCATGGTGTATGGGATTATGATCTCCCTGCTGCTCCCAACTTATTGGATATTACCAAAGATGGTAAAACTGTTAAAGCAGTCGCTCAGGTTAGTAAGCAAGGATTTACTTATGTTTTTGACAGGGTAACCGGCGAACCCATTTGGCCAATTGAGGAGCGGCCTGTACCCCAATCTACTGTCCCAGGAGAAAGAACTTCTCCCACTCAACCTTTTCCAACCAAACCAGCCCCATTTGACAGACAAGGAGTCACAAAAGAAGATATTATTGACTTTACACCGAAAATTTTCGAGGACGCCTGGTCCAGTTTAGAGGGGGTGGACTTAGGTGAACTTTTTACTCCTCCTACTGAGAATGGGTTAATGTATCTTCCCGGAGCACTTGGCGGCGCCAACTGGCACGGCGCTGCGGTAGATCCTGAAACTGGAATTTTATATGTCCCGTCCATGACCTTCCCGGTATTTTTTAGAATCATCAAATCTGATCCATCTAAAACAGACGCTAATTACGAATGGGAAAATTTCGGATTCCCCGGCCCAAATGGATTGCCCTTCTTAAAACCTCCATATGGCAGGATCACCGCAATAGATATGAAAGAGGGTAACCATATTTGGCAATCTCCCATGGGGGAAGGACCAAGAAATCATCCCCTTTTAAAAGATTTGAACTTGCCTAGGCTAGGATGGAATTTACGTGGCTCTCCAGTATTGACGAAAACACTTTTATTTATTGGCCAAGAAGGTAAGTACTGGGAGTACGTTCCAGCACTGGTGGGAGGAGCTAAGTTAACTGAAGTACAAACCCAGGAAATCATCAAGTTTGATCCAAAAATGCAGGTTTTCGATAAGGAAAATGGGGAATTGATATTTGAACTTGAACTCCCTCTCAATGTCACAGGTGCGCCAATGACCTATATGGCCAATGGAAAACAGTACATTGCCTTTGCAGTGGGAGGATCAATAGGCCCAGCGAAAATTATTGCCTTAGGTTTAAAATAG
- a CDS encoding sulfatase family protein yields the protein MSLRVLLLSSLLIINCYSLLAQNNPTPPPNIVWITSEDNSMHYLKLFNENGVATPNIESLADHGLLFTHAFSNAPVCSVARSTIISGSYAPRIGSQFHRKSKTVPLPDSLRMFPFYLRRAGYHTSNNNKKDYNIIEGEEVWDESSREASWKSRKPDQPFFHVFNIGVSHESSLHFSEEKMKTTPTKTDLSSFSIQPNHPDTELFRYTNSYYRDKIIEMDQRVGEVIRELENDGLLENTFIFYFGDHGGVLPGSKGYLYETGLHVPMVVHVPEKYKNLAQIGEQGKVNGFVSFIDLGPTVLQLAGIKTPDGMDGMPFLGADVTKEMIASRNTSFSYADRFDEKYDMVRAIRKGKYKYIRNYQSFNFDGMMNNYRYIQLAYQEWEELYKKGALNEVQAAFFKPKEVEMLFDVESDPYETVNLISDPTYRKIVEDLRMELNNWLQEMPDLSFYPEHVLIDQAFSNPTDFGIAHQKDIQRYIEIANWSILPFEKVENFLKTSLMSKDPWERYWGLITSSNFGPEAKNLSPLISEISKEDEELINRVRAAEFLAISNQTDPSQVMVESLYQSKKPMEALLILNSIVLLNSFEYGYEIILDTSKITSAVIQDSEVKRRLAYLKGD from the coding sequence ATGTCTCTTCGAGTCCTATTACTGAGCAGTCTTCTAATTATCAATTGCTACAGCTTACTTGCACAAAATAATCCAACACCTCCTCCAAACATTGTATGGATTACCTCTGAGGATAATTCCATGCATTATTTAAAGCTCTTCAATGAAAATGGCGTAGCAACTCCAAATATTGAAAGCTTGGCAGATCATGGATTGCTATTTACTCACGCATTTTCAAATGCTCCCGTTTGTAGCGTAGCCAGATCCACCATCATTTCAGGAAGTTATGCTCCAAGAATCGGCTCTCAATTTCATAGAAAAAGCAAGACTGTTCCACTGCCGGATTCCCTTCGAATGTTTCCCTTTTACTTAAGAAGAGCAGGCTATCACACGAGTAACAACAACAAAAAGGACTATAATATCATCGAGGGAGAAGAGGTTTGGGATGAGTCTTCACGAGAGGCAAGTTGGAAATCTAGAAAACCTGATCAACCCTTTTTTCATGTTTTTAATATTGGAGTTAGCCATGAATCAAGTCTGCACTTTTCTGAAGAAAAGATGAAGACTACTCCCACTAAAACCGATCTAAGTTCATTTTCAATCCAGCCCAACCATCCGGATACGGAATTATTCCGCTACACCAATTCCTATTATCGGGATAAGATCATAGAAATGGACCAAAGAGTAGGTGAAGTAATCCGAGAACTTGAAAATGACGGCTTATTGGAAAATACCTTCATTTTTTATTTTGGAGATCATGGAGGTGTACTTCCCGGAAGTAAGGGCTACCTCTACGAAACTGGATTGCACGTTCCCATGGTGGTTCATGTGCCTGAGAAGTATAAAAACCTCGCCCAGATTGGAGAACAAGGCAAGGTGAATGGGTTTGTGAGCTTCATTGATCTAGGGCCTACAGTACTTCAATTGGCAGGTATAAAAACTCCTGATGGAATGGATGGAATGCCCTTTTTAGGAGCCGATGTTACCAAAGAAATGATCGCTTCTAGAAATACCAGCTTTAGCTATGCAGATCGATTCGATGAAAAGTACGATATGGTAAGAGCGATAAGAAAAGGGAAATACAAATACATCAGAAATTATCAATCTTTCAATTTTGATGGGATGATGAATAATTACCGTTACATCCAATTAGCCTATCAAGAATGGGAAGAACTATATAAAAAAGGAGCCTTAAATGAGGTACAGGCTGCATTCTTCAAACCAAAGGAAGTAGAAATGCTATTTGATGTAGAATCAGACCCCTACGAAACGGTCAATCTTATTTCAGATCCAACCTACAGAAAAATAGTCGAGGACCTACGAATGGAACTGAATAACTGGCTCCAAGAAATGCCTGACCTCTCTTTCTACCCTGAGCATGTACTAATAGATCAGGCATTTTCAAATCCGACAGATTTTGGAATAGCACATCAAAAAGATATTCAACGATATATAGAAATAGCCAACTGGAGCATTTTGCCTTTTGAAAAAGTTGAAAACTTTTTAAAGACAAGTCTGATGTCAAAGGATCCCTGGGAACGGTATTGGGGGTTAATTACTTCCAGTAATTTTGGTCCAGAGGCAAAAAATCTAAGCCCTCTCATTTCCGAAATCTCAAAAGAAGATGAGGAATTAATCAACAGAGTAAGAGCAGCCGAATTTTTAGCTATTTCCAACCAAACTGACCCAAGTCAAGTGATGGTAGAAAGTTTGTACCAAAGCAAAAAACCAATGGAAGCTTTGCTCATTTTAAACTCGATTGTTCTCCTGAATTCTTTTGAATATGGCTATGAAATCATATTGGATACTAGCAAAATTACATCTGCCGTCATCCAAGACAGTGAAGTGAAAAGAAGGCTAGCGTATTTAAAAGGAGATTGA